One region of Gammaproteobacteria bacterium genomic DNA includes:
- the rpoH gene encoding RNA polymerase sigma factor RpoH, translated as MANALELQPIPTAGSLEAYVQWANRIPLLSAEDERALASRYRRENHLPSARQLVLSHVRFVVKVARGYLGYGLPLADLIQEGTIGLMKAVRRFDPAIGVRLVSFAVHWIKAEIHEYIIRNWRIVKIATTKAQRKLFFNLRNVRRRLGWMGRDEVAEVASELGVSAREVEQMEARMNAYDASFDVLPEGEESGVVSPANYLEDLRFEPQAQLAEDEAGQVRLDTLNTAMESLDARSRDIITRRWLAADESKATLHELASKHGVSAERVRQIEKHALGKLRLAIGNSELPPAPI; from the coding sequence ATGGCCAATGCGCTGGAATTACAACCGATTCCGACTGCGGGATCGCTTGAGGCCTATGTGCAATGGGCCAATCGCATACCGCTGCTTTCCGCGGAGGACGAGCGGGCGCTGGCATCGCGCTACCGTCGCGAAAATCATCTGCCCTCGGCGCGCCAGTTGGTCCTGTCGCACGTGCGTTTTGTCGTCAAGGTGGCGCGCGGCTATCTGGGCTATGGCCTGCCGCTGGCCGATCTGATCCAGGAAGGCACCATCGGTTTGATGAAGGCCGTCAGGCGTTTCGATCCGGCCATCGGGGTGCGCCTGGTTTCTTTCGCGGTGCACTGGATCAAGGCCGAGATACATGAATACATCATCCGTAACTGGCGCATCGTTAAGATCGCCACCACCAAGGCCCAGCGCAAATTATTCTTCAATCTGCGCAACGTGCGCCGGCGTCTGGGCTGGATGGGCCGGGATGAGGTGGCGGAAGTCGCCAGTGAATTGGGAGTGAGCGCGCGCGAAGTGGAACAGATGGAAGCCCGCATGAACGCCTATGACGCCTCCTTTGACGTGCTGCCCGAAGGGGAGGAGAGCGGCGTGGTGTCGCCTGCGAATTATCTCGAGGACCTGCGCTTCGAGCCGCAGGCGCAACTGGCGGAGGATGAGGCCGGCCAGGTGCGCCTCGATACCCTGAACACCGCCATGGAGTCCCTCGATGCGCGCAGCCGCGACATCATTACGCGCCGCTGGCTGGCTGCGGATGAAAGCAAGGCGACCCTGCATGAACTCGCCTCGAAGCACGGTGTGTCGGCAGAGCGTGTCCGTCAAATAGAAAAGCACGCACTGGGCAAGCTGCGCCTTGCCATCGGCAACTCCGAATTGCCGCCCGCCCCAATTTGA
- a CDS encoding D-alanyl-D-alanine carboxypeptidase family protein, with protein MGGVSAAEPPHASLVVDAGTGEVVHQERALQRWYPASLTKMMTVYLTLAAMEHGELRPDEMLISSSRVAAQPDSRLGLAKGDRITVEQAIMAVIAQSANDAALALAERIGGSEDAFAAKMTAQARTLGMERTTFKNATGLPDDGQVTTAHDMAVLALALLHDFPQYYHYFGTRGFSYKGINYSSINGILGSYPGADGLKTGFTCGSGFNLVASAVRDNRRLVGVVLGAGSSGERTSWMTRLLNNGFARRNDDQNGITLALMQPTPGDSAPPPFRLKPGECNLGTGIRSAGVQGRLPGWGLLFGVFHEQEEARKYIAEMREKLKPVLTAGQPALLKRQNEDVVSWKALVVGLKTQDAINACLYLLKKDTICLVQSPQVLNAGITGKSPPPAKVRKKAPRR; from the coding sequence ATGGGCGGCGTGTCCGCCGCCGAGCCGCCGCATGCGTCACTGGTCGTCGACGCCGGCACTGGCGAAGTGGTGCACCAGGAGCGTGCCTTGCAGCGCTGGTATCCCGCCTCGCTCACGAAGATGATGACGGTATATCTGACGCTTGCCGCCATGGAACACGGCGAACTGCGGCCGGATGAAATGCTCATCTCCTCCAGCCGGGTGGCTGCGCAGCCGGACTCCCGCCTCGGGCTGGCCAAGGGCGATCGCATCACCGTCGAGCAGGCCATCATGGCGGTGATCGCACAGTCCGCCAACGATGCGGCCCTCGCCTTGGCGGAGCGCATTGGCGGCAGTGAGGATGCCTTCGCCGCAAAAATGACGGCACAGGCCAGAACGCTCGGCATGGAACGGACGACGTTCAAAAACGCCACCGGCCTGCCCGACGATGGCCAGGTGACCACGGCGCACGACATGGCGGTGCTGGCGCTGGCGCTGCTGCATGACTTCCCCCAGTACTATCATTATTTCGGCACCCGCGGTTTCAGTTACAAGGGCATCAACTACAGCAGCATCAACGGCATCCTTGGCAGTTATCCCGGCGCCGACGGCCTGAAGACCGGCTTCACGTGCGGGTCGGGGTTCAATCTGGTGGCCTCGGCCGTACGCGACAATCGCCGGCTGGTCGGCGTTGTGCTGGGCGCGGGCAGCAGCGGGGAACGCACATCATGGATGACGCGGCTTTTGAACAATGGCTTCGCCCGGCGGAACGATGATCAGAATGGGATCACGCTTGCCTTGATGCAACCTACTCCCGGGGACAGTGCGCCGCCCCCATTTCGCCTCAAGCCCGGAGAATGCAATCTGGGTACGGGCATACGCAGCGCCGGCGTGCAGGGACGCCTGCCGGGTTGGGGGCTGTTGTTCGGCGTATTCCACGAGCAGGAGGAGGCGAGGAAATACATCGCCGAAATGCGGGAGAAATTGAAGCCGGTGCTGACAGCCGGTCAGCCGGCGTTGCTCAAGCGCCAGAATGAGGACGTGGTGAGTTGGAAGGCGCTGGTGGTGGGGCTGAAGACCCAGGACGCCATCAACGCCTGCCTCTACCTGTTGAAGAAGGACACGATCTGCCTGGTGCAATCTCCGCAGGTGCTGAATGCCGGCATTACCGGCAAATCCCCACCGCCAGCAAAGGTCAGGAAGAAAGCCCCGCGCCGGTAA
- the ftsY gene encoding signal recognition particle-docking protein FtsY, which produces MFGFFKREKPPAPAPPASKGLFRSLREGLRRTRENLFGGLARLLPVGGKIDAATLDAIEEGLLLADVGVEATGHILSRLRQRHKEQRLVDAAALHQALREELLALLVPVSQPLQIPPGRNAPFVILMVGVNGAGKTTTLGKLASQLKASGLNVMMAAGDTFRAAAVEQLQKWGERCQVPVVAQAAGADAASVIYDALAAAQTRKMDVLLADTAGRLHTRDNLMEELKKIRRVLGKLDPTAPHEVLLVLDATAGQNALAQAREFQAAVRVTGIVLTKMDGTAKGGILFAIAQRLRIPVRYIGIGEQLDDLRVFNAAEFIDALLSDDD; this is translated from the coding sequence TTTTCAAACGCGAAAAACCTCCAGCGCCTGCACCTCCAGCCTCCAAGGGGCTTTTTCGATCCCTGCGCGAGGGATTGCGACGCACGCGCGAAAACCTTTTCGGCGGGCTGGCTCGTCTCCTGCCCGTGGGCGGCAAAATCGATGCCGCGACGCTCGACGCCATCGAGGAAGGCCTGCTGCTGGCGGACGTGGGCGTCGAGGCGACCGGGCATATCCTCTCGCGGCTGCGCCAGCGCCACAAAGAACAGCGTCTCGTGGACGCGGCGGCATTGCATCAGGCCCTGCGCGAGGAATTGTTGGCGCTGCTTGTGCCGGTCAGCCAGCCTTTGCAAATTCCGCCAGGGCGCAATGCCCCTTTTGTCATTCTCATGGTCGGCGTCAACGGCGCGGGCAAGACCACGACACTGGGCAAGCTCGCCAGCCAGTTGAAGGCCTCGGGCCTGAACGTGATGATGGCGGCCGGCGACACCTTCCGCGCCGCGGCGGTGGAGCAACTGCAAAAGTGGGGTGAGCGCTGCCAGGTGCCGGTAGTCGCGCAGGCCGCCGGCGCCGACGCCGCGTCGGTCATCTATGACGCTTTGGCGGCGGCGCAGACGCGCAAGATGGATGTGCTGCTCGCCGACACCGCCGGCCGGCTGCACACCCGCGACAATCTGATGGAGGAGTTGAAAAAGATCCGCCGTGTGCTGGGCAAGCTGGACCCGACGGCACCGCATGAAGTGTTGCTGGTGCTGGACGCCACCGCAGGGCAGAATGCACTGGCGCAGGCACGGGAGTTTCAGGCGGCGGTGCGCGTGACCGGCATCGTGCTCACCAAGATGGACGGCACCGCCAAGGGCGGCATCCTGTTCGCCATCGCGCAGAGGTTGCGCATCCCCGTCCGCTACATCGGCATCGGCGAACAGCTCGATGACCTGCGCGTCTTCAATGCCGCGGAATTTATCGACGCCCTTCTGTCCGACGATGATTAA